In Leptodactylus fuscus isolate aLepFus1 chromosome 9, aLepFus1.hap2, whole genome shotgun sequence, the genomic window TGCAAAAACCAAAAAGAAGACATTTTCCTGAAGACCAAACATGCCGAGAAGAATACCAAACGTACAcgtaagaagaaaaaaacaaaaaaaaacccaatgaaaCCTAGCTCTAGTGTTTCTAAAATGTAACGCATGCGTGTTAGACGAGGGCTCCAAACCGAAAGCAAAGGCGCATGCGCTGTTGTTTTCCTATTGCGAAATCACGTCGGCCTCGCAGTGTTCGGTGGAATTTTCCACCGTTCTCCCTGCGGTCTTTACCGCCTGTATCGTGAGGCGGACTGGTGCGGCAGTGAAGCGGTGTGTGGACCGTGCGACGGACAAATCAGTACGGGGGGGAAACCAGGACCATGGCGGGCATAGGATTTTACTGATGTACGTTATTTCCTTGGAGTCCAACAGGTGGCTccgtggcgcaatggatagcgcattggacttctagtggAGGAAGAGATTCAAAGGTTCCGGGTTCGAGTCCCGGCGGAGTCGCGCTTttgtttacattattttattctatattccaATGAAGGAATTTTCTATAATTTGCTTCTTTTTAATAGTAATGGATGAAATCATTCTTTAGTTTATATTATGGATTGCTTTATCAGCTTATAATGTGATTGCATGGATTCACATAACATATGTACAGAGACCTCAAGCCGTGTCATCTTATTGGCCATGTTCACACTGCGGTTGGAAGCGCCATCAGTAATTTTGTGacctttgacaacaataatagCCGCACTGCAGTTCTTATTGTAAAAACATCAGAAATCATAACGTCGCTGCGGTGCGTCCTAAGCTCTGCGAGCAGGACCGGTGCTACGATTGTGTGATCGCTGATAAATTTATTCCTCCGTAATGTCTCGTTTAATATGTCTTTGAACCTTATGGTCTGTAAAAAGCCGCGGTATAggttggcgatatataaataaaatacataatgtGCGCTATAATACTACGTCAGATGTCGGCACTTTTAATATGGCGCCACTTAGAAGCTGATGTGGCGCCGTAGCCCCTCACATCTCTGCTGTATTACACCGGCAGCAACGCCTGCAATATCTGATGGTGGTCATTAACCCTTCAGTGACGGAGGAAGCCGATTACCGGTGGCAGGTGGGTGCCTTTGTGTTCTTCCGAATCGCCATCCCCCTCCAAGACAGTCAGGCGACGCtatgccaggttcacacctgtataCTCAATATACTGTAACCCATTATATTAGACTGTGATCAGAACCCCTAGTGCCATAGGGGGTGTAAAAATCAAAGTAAAAGTAAGTGTGGTCCCAGCCTAAAGGCAttctatagaaatttggtatcaccatcaATGTCGGACTGAAGGCCCTAGGGTCCACCCAACATCTTCTTGGCAATGGCCAACAACCCAGCCTTCACCAAAATCTTGCATTTGTCCTGACTGTTCGGCATTAATGAGCATTTTCCTAGTATAGTAATCCCTTATAGTACTGTGCAGGCTGCAATGACTCCATGGCCAGCATGTACACAGTTCTGTATGGAGCCCTACAcgtatgtgcaagattatagtgagggagctgtgatgcagATATAACACACAGGGCTGCCGGCAGGAATTTTTAAGCCTCCACCCATAGGATAATGCTCTACatggtataaaatgctccacagcagccatACACCGTATAAAATGTTCCTcttagccccccacacagtataatatactcgcTAACAGACCTAAACCGTATAATAGGCTTCCCACCTTTCCTCCCTAGTATAATGCTctatactgaccccatacagtataaaagaCCACCCCCAGCCCCTACGCAGTATAGTTTCCCAtagtgattccacacagtataatttgctctccacagtataatatactccccagcagCCCTCACACAATAGTTCCCCACAGGGccccccccaatataatgctccacagtggcccacacaatataatatgctcccctgaGGGACCTCCCATTTGGTTAACACATTTTGCTCTCTACCCCTACCTGCACACTCTGCTCATCTGACTGAATGTGTTCTCAATAGGGATAGGGGAAAATCAACTTGCCTAATTTTTACCCTCCACGACATCTGCTATCAGATTAAAGACAAGACAGGGCCATGAATATCAGATGAAAGACAAGTCACACAAGATTTTTAGGTCAGGCCAGTATATGTCTAACGTGTGTGGTCACCTTTATATCAAGTAGCATAGTGCAATGGCAGGTTTGTTAGGCCAGGACTACATGAGGACTTTGGCCGCTCTCCTGTCACACGACCATAGATTGCAGCATCATCCCATGACTCCTTCAACAATGTAAGAGCGTAGAGTCACATTGTGGTCAGTGTTGTAACTTTGACATCTAGTTATTAAATTTAACCCTACAAACCCTCAGGGTTGCAACGCAACTGCATTTCAATTGGTGAAAGTGTTACAGTCACCGCGCGGCCCTCGCCTTTAGATACATAAATATCTAGGCcagaggtaccgaacccaccagtttcatctgcacattcaccaaacccttctttagtaatcaaatatgactttttttccaaattcaagacataggttttttttactggtacacaaaatgaaccgtgcatagggcctagggttcgatcgaaccccggttaagaaccactggtctaggctATAGGATACCAGGGttatatatccagtatatatGGTGTAGTCGGCTACTTCATAGGAGTTTGTCTTCCTCTGGAGCTACATGGCAGGATCATAGATCTGTCTTTCCCAACCTTATAAAACTATACCACTAAAGAAATAAATGACATTAAATACACCCAAAAAATCCAATGAAAGCAAAAAAGatacacaaaaatatattttcCAGCATCAGTTTATTTCAAGTAATAAAGGAaaaatataatattgtaataattCTACCAAATCAAAGATATAAAAGCAGCAGCTAGTGTGAGGGGCACAACATCCAGTCTGAGGGTATATACTAGGCAGTGTTATACAGGGAGATATTACTGCACAGATACAAGGGATGGCATGATGAAAATAATGGGATGCAGAATAGGCCTGTTCTTTGCGGCAGAAGTTCATCTCCGATTCCTCTGTGGGAACATACCTTTATATACTACTTTatattgaaaattaaaaaaaaaaaaaaaaaaaaaattatacatgtatatatactgtattatatatatgcgcgcaacttCATTCAACTTATGTAAAAGTGTCTTTCGCTCTTACGAGTTGGTCCACTCACCCATTCAGCACAGACAGTAGATGGCAGCTTATAGCACACCCCATAAATGTCCTTGTTTAGGatactatacagtattatagactCGCCAGGGTCCCGGTTACAGCAGCAGTACAGTACAAGACGTTTCATACATGCACATTGCAAGTTCATCGTGCAGATGTAGGTAAAAACAGTGTGCATGAAAGCTAAAAGGGAACTGCATAAAAATGCCACTTAGACTAAATGCCCTACACAGCACCAATACAATGCGTACAATGCCATCTCTATTATGCAAATTAcatatgcaaatatatatataaattagagAAATTCTATTTATACCTTTAAATTACTGCAGCAATCCTTCCATATTGATCAACGTAGTGGAAGTGTAAACCTAAGTAGTATTTCCAGAATGTAAGACAAGTCTGACAGGTAGTACTACTGAATGTGTCGTTGTAGCCTTACttaaaagaggtattcccatgtcccttgttcaccagtctttgctgctgcaaagacttctttcttcctggttttcgacggcaattggtgggcggggtttcatatgcaaagcatTACTCTcagactacctccagtttagctccgcccaccacatggcatgatcctatgggacgacttaAACGCATGtgatatcatcaaaggtcctataacacttggatttagcttgttatATATTGAgtctgctaaatcctagtgggctaagggaccaggtccttctatcTACTAGCTTTTAgattgctctatataagaaagctaaatcctagtgagcagagggaccaggtcccactaggatttagactgttttacacaagaaagcagcactcatttcccctccctcctttatctgagagcaggaagctaggtcacatgacaCAGACACAGCTatagacacaggctcgctcccgtgcacttagcccctcccgcctgagagcaggcagctacctcacttgacagttgagcagataatcccaagggccatagaaacgcagtgtcaacaatgaagtgaataaattaagatagtggacaaacaaagcagttttgctgaagcagtgtatttaggaatagtcttaaatccacattaagaagcagtatagataggatccttgttatgggacaacccctttaagactatccAGGTGTTCTTAAAGGATTTATCTGGGATTTTAAGAAAATTGAGTGCTTAATACAAGGATGAAGAGAGTTTGAGTTGgcagaagtggtgaaaggtcccctataACAAGTACGTACCATGTCGTAATTTTTATAAACTCCCAGACATTCCTTTTAATCACCCCACAGGATTGATATACCTCTGATCTGAGCACCCCGATGTCTACTGAAACCAGGTAGAACATTGTTCCGGCCTACTATGTTGTAGCCTTCACTATAAAGAAGTAAAATGACCTGGTCACACGACTAAACTGATGCTATAAAATGAACTTCAAGCTTCAAAAAGTTAAACTAAAACTTTATTCCTACCCAAACATGCTGTATATACAAATATCTTCATACTATAACATTACCCTCACCCATCTTTGCGGCTGTGATGCTCTTGCACCATACAGCCCGCATAGTAAAATCATTAAATATTCTCAAGCATGTTACATTATTAACAAGATCATTGAACCTTTAGattctgtacaaaaaaaaaatatatctgcaAGTTGTCTGGCTAGCTGGATACTGAGCACAGCCATCTGTACAGTATGTTCCGGCCTGCGGGAGCCTTGCGGTCCTTGTATAGGAACCTCTATGTCTAACAATTTGCAGCAATGTGAACGTCCGCTCCAGTATGCGGCAGCCACACACATTTGTCAGCAAGCTTAGAGCAGCTTATGGTCTTTGCTTTACGTTCTGCTAAAACATTTAATAAAAAGAGGTTTAAAAGTGAAATGCGTTCCTAGCCGATAGGCAAGTATGTGACGGGTTACGGCAGGGGGCCTAGCTTGCATAAAATACTCCCATAGTGGACTATAGAGCCATGGAGAAGCAAAGACAATGCAAATGACAACTACTAAAAGTCAAAATGGTCCTCAGCAACACAATGGACAGTGGTTTCATGTCAATGTGACCAGCAGAAGTTATTTGATCCCCGCTAGCGGTGTATGCTCTTCCTCAGCCATGTGATCCAGATTAAAGAAAATAAATTTTCtcagagatggaatgttctcgtctCTTTTCACGGACCTGAAGTGAATGTGAAGACAACAGATCTCGCGTGGACCCTTTAAAACTCACGGCTGAGACTTGGCTGTAAAGTGATCGCCAGCTTTCACAAGTCTGAGCACTGTTCATCTGGGATCACTAGTACTCTAAGGGCCAGGAAACCCAATCTGTGTATCAGCCGGATTACCTGACCCCAACCACCGAGGTCAGTTCAGGTGAGCCGGGCTTGGTCCGCTAATCTGGTGGATACCTGGATAGAGTTTCCCGGTCTGAGCTTGGACATCTGAAACCAGCCTAAGTCGTCTTCTATAAAAAGTTGGGCAAACACGTAGATCCCATAGCTGAGCGACAGATTTCATTTCAGCTTGGATTACAAGTGGTTAACCCTCCTATTACATCTGAGCACCGGGCTAGATAGACAGTCGAGATGTTCAGATGTAACTTAGTttttgttaaagggaacctgtcatttgAATTCAATCcaccataagggctcgttcacatctgcgcccggtctccgttctgcagggttccgtttcctgcacaaaacagaggcaggagacggatacctgcaggactctttcatacctattcatttgaatgggtttgaaagctgtccggccgtgagcgccggtgagcgttttatgctctccgccgcgaaaccggttttttaaaatcggacacagaattggacatgcagtactctgtgtccgattttaaaaaaacggtttagtggcggagagcataaaacgctcaccaccgctcacggccggacccggtctgacagctttcagtcttcTTCCAATAAGGACTTTAGTGTCCTAAATTTACcattgacagattccctttaaactacACAGTTTTAGGAAATTCCTAGAAATGCTTCACTAGAAAATTGCTATTATGGTGCCatctctaagaaaaaaaaaaaaaagttctattgtGTCCCCCCCCAATGaatttagggcttgttcacatttcATTTTATAGTATTCACAAGCCTAAACCTCTGGCATATGTGCGTATAAACCTCTGGCGTACCTCTGCCTTttgaaaaataaagttaaaatagTATACTGCAaagtaaattataaaaaaatttctattaaaaaataaaaaattctgatgGCCACCAAAAAGGTCGCCCTCTTGGCATATGATGGCCGCAGGGTTACATCCAACGTGTATGGGAACTATCCTGGCGAATACATTGACTATAAACAGAACAATAACTTGTGAACAGACCCCaacttgaaggaaaaaaaaaaaaaaatcccctttatAAATGGATGAGCCCCCACCCCAATTTAAAGGGATCTCTTACTATCAATCACCCTTTTGAGCAAGAACTAATAAAATTCTCAGCTAAAATAACAACCAAAGGAAATATTTTCATATCTTGGTTCTAAGGTTGAAAAACAGAGATAAGAGATAATAAACTAGGGCTGACCTTCAGAATACAATGTTGACATTGTATAGGTGGACATGTTTTATCTTCCCGTTTTATCCGTTAGTGCAAACTTAAAGGAACGCTAAATACAAATGCACCCAAAAGCAAAAATCCCATAATGATGGGGCAGATCTGCAAGAGATTACAGGATTACGCACAAACAGCAAGTGCAGCTCCGTTCTTTGTATACTTGTAGCATTCATTCTcactttagtgttcctttaagaattGCCTACAGTGACCCACATAACAATGGCCGACTGTCTATAGGAGATGAAAGAGTAACGTCCTCTGACTTGATGGCCGCTGATAGACAAGGGATAGTGTTGCGAGATACCGAATTGTGCGCCAGTGCATCGATCGCTTTAGTCCAAGATACAGTACGTCACCTGTTTACGTAAGAACATTGCTATTCAATGCTCGCTATGTTAAGCGGTCGGACTATTACACCCTGAAGATGTAGGATCGCTGGTTCCATAACCACAGAACAATGCCGAAACTAAAACCAACTAACTACTAACACAACTCTTAGATTAGGGGACAGGTTTCTGGTCACGCTTTTCTCCTTGATCCTGGGTATCCAATTTGTAAACACCATTCTGGCTGTAGGTGTTGCCAGCAGTCGGCATCGTTTTGGTCTTTTTTACGCCCAAGGACCGTTCATGTGTGTCTGATAACGTGTCAGTGGTTTGTTACGGACCCCCGGCGGCTTAGTGCGGAGCTTTCCTCTTCGCTTGTATCATGTAGCCTTTGGATTTTATAATGCCGCGTGTTTTTACAATGACAGAATATCGTAAGATCCATTCCGGGGACCAGCCATCCGCTACAGCGCCTTGGACGCCTTCTTGAAGAGCTTCTTGGAAACTGTCTTCAGGTAAGAtttctgttttaaaaaaaattaaaatcagaaaaatgtaaaaaaaagaaagagtccACTTATCACATGCCCGACGCGTCTACAGAAACCGTCACTGGTTATAGATATTCCCACCATAGACAGAAGGGCTGTGGATGGGTTAGAGAGATAGTCACCTCTCCATTAATTCCTCATACTGATGCAGTGACTGGGGAACCCCATTCTGGAATAGGTTTGGTGGTCAGAGTTGGGAAGTGAGTGAAACAATAACACCAGTCTATGGGTTGTATGTGGTACTGCAGCTAGTTGCCACTGATCAAAtgtgaactgcaataccacaacAACCTATGAAAAGGaggggtgctgtttttggaagaaggcAGATATATTCTCTAATCCTATACATCCTCTTTAATGCACAAACCAAGACCGTTCACTTACCTTTGGAATCGCTGTGTGTTAATAACTGAATGTCAAACTGCTTTGCGAAGGCGGTTAGATCTGGGGGCATGATGCAACACGATGCAAGATTCACTTGGTTACTACTTGGCTTCACCTGCAGAATAAAGCATAGTATTACATGTAGTCTACAGATCAGTAACAATAATAAAACTTGCCATGACAAAAATTTGGATCCAAATGTCATTTTGCAATTTTCCCTgtatgttcacacttgcacccggtgtccgccctgtgtcattcagccccgagaaactggagggGGGATGGCTTCCTGGGGGTCAGCTTtaagacctattcatttgaatgggttttaaaggtgacagTCGGTGACACCTTTTTTTTTCGTTCGGACACAAAATCGGACTACAGGAATACATGTCGATTTTGGATGCAATACCCATGTGATCAAAGACTGCCATGTTGCGCTAAAACTCATTCACTAATGGAAGGCCTCATGTATATGGAACAGTGTGGAGGCAAAGGGGAGCTGATTTGGGAGTCTGAGTGCCTTTCGTGCTTCCTTCATTCCTATTCGTGTGCTGTCCCGATATCATGGAGCACAATAGGACCTGCTCTGTAATTCCTGGATTGGATCGGAGCCTTTAATCATGACTTGTAGTCGCAGTCCCGGCATCCTCTGGGTTACAGTGAGACTCCATACACTTCCATTAGTGAAGAAGTCATTTTGGTCGTGGTCAAAGTCACCATGTAATCCTGGCTTAAAGAGATTGCATATTCTATCAATGTACCATCACTATGAGGGGAGACCCCTTATAATCATATATAGGGGCTACAAGTCACCCTCTACCCTGCAGCTTTGCAAGCAGAACTAGATATGGATTTTCAGAAGTTTACATTATAGATGGTAGTGAAACAAAGCAGCATTCACACATACAAAACCGTGCGCTGCTGTAGTAAATTATAGGTTATCCACACACAAAGTACAACATGTTTTTTGGCAAACGGTATTGGGAACTGGATGCAAAGCCTCACCTGTGCCCAGAGGTAAAGCTGTTCCAAGAGCGGTTTATCTAAATCCGATGTCCCTATAGCAACAACTTTATTGTCCCGTACGAGACTTTCCAGCTCTCTCCAGTAAGGCTGCAAATGCTCCAAGGTAAGAACGACTCCATCTTCCAAAGGAGGGGGTGCGATGATCACAGAGTCCAACTGGGCCACAGCAAGGGTGGAACATGCTGGAGAAATACAAGATGGGAGAGGTGATGAGGACGAGAGCCATTGTACATAAATACAAGTAATATTCAAGTCACAACTTTTCACTTCTGAGATATGACAGATCCACTACCCAGTGGTACAGCCGGCACCGAACAGATGACTACAAGCAATGTAGCATAGACGGGCAGGTATATATGGTTTGTGATATCAGTCATGCAAAGAAAATTATGCTGAGAACCGGCCACGGTAACAAAAGCTCTGCAATGTGACTGTATGACATTGtagagagacggatttatgacaTGGAACCAGAAGAGTGAAAAAAATGAGACCGCAAACCATCAAGAAAATGACAGACAATGACTTTGATACGCTAGCCATACAATGTTATGTTCTAGAATCTCCTTTATACAGAGTAACTTATTATAAATCTATGTTATCAAAAGCAGAACACGTCAACAACATGGAAACGCGTCATCTCTCTGCAGCGCTGTGTAGTTCAGTAGACTCCTGGCTTTCAATGGAATATGCAAACATGCCAATGTCAGATAAGGACAAACCCAATTCACGCCCTTTAAGCAACACAAGAAATGCCGCCTGGGAAAGTAAAACCTAGTCAAGGCGTCTCCAGGTCTGAGAGATTTAGTAGAAAGCGACTTGTATTCTAGGAATCTTTGCAACCACTTTTTTTATTGGCAcaataaaaaatatttgtttcTATAAGTCCTAGACAGACTAATGCCTATACAGCACAAAGAGACGGCAGGGTCAGATTATACAGAATTTGTTTTCTAACAAACACCTGTCACACGAGAGAAGTAGTGGACATATATGActgcagaatcagactacacTGTTGTCAGTATACAGGAAGACACACAGgggctataaaaataaaaagtaggaAATTTGTCATTAAAACCTATTGCAacattaaaagggattctaccattaaaataacttttttctccctaaaacggaggaaaagccttaagaaagactattattCTCGTACCTCTCGAtggcttctccacgccgccgttcggtataaatcccggttttcatctgtatgcaaatgagtttcctcgcagcactgggggcggtccccaagcactcacagcactgggggtgtccccaatgctgcgagagaactctccagtgctgcttcCACCTTTTTTCAGGAActgcctctctgcgtgtcttcttttggagctgggtttcaatcttctaggcttcgggcagagccaactacgcatgcctgggccacaagaaaatggccgcttacacagtaagctggtgcaagcagccatcttcttgtggcctttgggaatgcacagtcggctctgcccgaggcctagaagtttgaaaccagctcCGGAAAAAGACGCGTAgagaggtcgttcctgaagaagatggaggcggcgctggagagttctctcacagcattggggaccgcccccagtgatgcgagaactcatttgcatccggacgaaaaccgggatttctaccgaatggcggcgcggagaacacatctaaaggtaggagaagaataacctctcttaaggctattcctacgtgttaagctAGCCTTTAAGATTTCCAGAAAAGGTGGAACTAGTCCTTTCCTCCCACGAGGTCCTGATACTAAATAAAGTTCTTCTTCCTGTTTACTATGTTCGGCCTCCTATTACAAGGCCACAGGGGTTCTCTGGACACAATGGCATGCGAGTCTTTCTGGCAGGGTGAGGATTATGGAATGTGAACTTGTATACAGTATTAGCAGCACATGTTTGCTAATCTCTTGTGTTCGTGGACTCTTTAGTACAGCGCCAGCCACCAGCGCTGCCAAATAGCTGTTTATTTTCAATGTGGTTTACATCAGGATCTCAATATCTTTAAACACTGAGGGCTTTACTGAAAACCAGTTCATATGAGGTCAGGCCTGTTAAATGGTGCCAAAATAATATAATCCAGGATAAGAGCTGCTCAGCCCCTATTGCACAGTCTGCCACCGAAACTGCAAGCAACAAGTCAACCATGGAGTTTGTTAAGCAAGTTAATTTTGTGTCAGACAAAGGACGGACACAAAAATCTGCCTGACAAAGGATCTCCATGGAGGAACGCAACACGGGCGCCTTACAGAAATAGATTGGCATAGTTGAGAGATTTGATTATTGTTTGTGGGTAACAGCAGAGTCGCGTTACCCAACAACCAATGTAATTCTAGCCTTCCATGTCATATCCCAAGGAGTTCTGGAAGCTGATGGATAAggtcagagtgctgctttagCTGTCTAGGCTGCTGCAGAATTGACAATGTGTAGATGACCTGTGGGTGGATGGGCCAACGTAAGGTTACAGGCGCACGTGTCTTGTGTATGGGACTATGAAAAACAGAATGGCATCcctgtgcttttcacagaaagtgagtGAACCAGGACTGCAAAGTGGTCACAAATAACCTGCTGCTCTGTCCTAAGGCCCCACACATGGCGTACCGGGATGATGGAACAGAACAATGCATTTTGGGAAATGCTTGAGTCGTCGGACGGCCACAGCACCGAATGCAACTCCTGACTGCGACCATTTTCATCAGTCTTCTGGCATAAATAATAAATTTGGCAGGCCGATTGTCCGACCCCCTGGCGTATAAGGCATAATAAGTCTCGGTCATAATGCTTACATGCAACAAAGCGCTGACTACCAAGTTGTGTGTGACATGACGGCGATCCATTAGCAGCAGGCGCTGTCAGTGATGGTACCATAGGATTTGTGATATACAACTACAGTCTCTGTACTTTTGTGGCCTGTAGGACTTACCCATGTCTACTGCATATCTGATAGATGAAAGGTCATGGCCCAAAATAAACAGCTTTACtttaggagggaaaaaaaaaaaaacgcattagTTACATGTGATTATATAAAAGGAGAGAAAATACAAAGCAGCCATTCATTGGTATTAACTGCATGCACAAAGCAAATGCAACAAGATATGTCAGCCAggattattaaatatatatttttttttaattatttttctttttttttattatttatcatcatcatcgTTGTAGTCGAGCCACATAATTTAAATTAAATGAACTCTTCATTTACCACCAAGCTTTCCCAGAGTCATTCAGGAGACTGGGAAAGCATGGTGACAAGCCAAAATGTCAGACCCAGCTTATACCTGTATAGCTGACCACAAGGTATATGATGAAGGGAAGTTGTGGGTGGTCAAGGGGCCGCTAAAGTACAGTATGGCCCAGATTACAGGAAAgatgaatgtatatatgtatatttaccaGACACTTTCATTTCATCTCTCTCTTCGGGGTTTATGGTCTCTAGCGCCGGGGTCATGGCACATTCCAGTGTATTTGGAGATTCCTAAATGACATAAGAGTGACACATTATTAGAACAGTCCCATGGATAGGTGCTCAGATTAACAGGGGTCATAGATCACGTCTTAAGATAG contains:
- the GCLM gene encoding glutamate--cysteine ligase regulatory subunit, with translation MGTDSGAARSLLDRAGTLHLHTGNLMNWGRLKKKCAASPSEELGDCIRTTLNEWSSKVPPELVQESPNTLECAMTPALETINPEERDEMKVSVKLFILGHDLSSIRYAVDMACSTLAVAQLDSVIIAPPPLEDGVVLTLEHLQPYWRELESLVRDNKVVAIGTSDLDKPLLEQLYLWAQVKPSSNQVNLASCCIMPPDLTAFAKQFDIQLLTHSDSKEILPEDSFQEALQEGVQGAVADGWSPEWILRYSVIVKTRGIIKSKGYMIQAKRKAPH